One stretch of Equus przewalskii isolate Varuska chromosome 9, EquPr2, whole genome shotgun sequence DNA includes these proteins:
- the LOC139073707 gene encoding insulin growth factor-like family member 1 isoform X1: protein MAPRGRILAVSAAVCILTLLCSHGAPVSPMGAHLMLCQPHLTCGDKFYDPLQHCCYDDAVVPLGRTQKCGNCTFRVCFEQCCFWSLRSQESFMVKVKGQSCSLALSPDDRLCRSVG, encoded by the exons ATGGCTCCCCGAGGTCGCATCCTGG CTGTCTCGGCCGCTGTCTGCATCCTCACGCTCCTCTGCTCACACGGAGCCCCAG TGTCCCCCATGGGCGCCCACCTGATGCTGTGCCAGCCGCACCTGACCTGTGGGGACAAGTTCTATGACCCTCTGCAGCACTGTTGCTATGACGACGCTGTGGTGCCCTTGGGCAGGACCCAAAAGTGTGGCAACTGCACCTTCAGGGTCTGCTTCGAGCAGTGCTGCTTCTGGTCACTCAGATCCCAGGAGTCCTTCATGGTGAAGGTGAAAGGCCAGAGTTGCTCCTTGGCCCTGTCCCCGGATGACAGGCTTTGTCGCAG tGTCGGCTGA
- the LOC139073707 gene encoding insulin growth factor-like family member 1 isoform X2 produces MAPRGRILVSPMGAHLMLCQPHLTCGDKFYDPLQHCCYDDAVVPLGRTQKCGNCTFRVCFEQCCFWSLRSQESFMVKVKGQSCSLALSPDDRLCRSVG; encoded by the exons ATGGCTCCCCGAGGTCGCATCCTGG TGTCCCCCATGGGCGCCCACCTGATGCTGTGCCAGCCGCACCTGACCTGTGGGGACAAGTTCTATGACCCTCTGCAGCACTGTTGCTATGACGACGCTGTGGTGCCCTTGGGCAGGACCCAAAAGTGTGGCAACTGCACCTTCAGGGTCTGCTTCGAGCAGTGCTGCTTCTGGTCACTCAGATCCCAGGAGTCCTTCATGGTGAAGGTGAAAGGCCAGAGTTGCTCCTTGGCCCTGTCCCCGGATGACAGGCTTTGTCGCAG tGTCGGCTGA